TATCGACATATAATGAGATAAGGATATAGTAGATGGCGTAAAAGAagcattgaaattttgatcgcTCTCCGATATTGTTCGCAGAGCtaggatgaaaattttatctcgttcCGCCTGCTGGCggcgttttatttatttaatgaccCGGCCATAGGATGTAATTAAATAGCTCGCTTTTACTGCACAAAACGACTGGGCTTTCGGGCAAATATTAATCAACCGTAGAGAGAAGGGATATTCCGTTTCGTTAACGACTAATGCACAATTGAAAAGCGACCTCactcgaatataatattacaaaatacacCGTTGCcacgttttatttataatcgggCACTACCATGCATCGGGCAAGGTTTGCACGGTTCAGAAAGTTTGATTTTTGGCAACGACAAGCCTCCGCCATCGCATACAACacttatttccttcttttttcagtACTTCCTGGCACTTTTCCCTGCCAACTTCGTTCACCACCACATATGTGCAGTCTTCCTATTCTACGTATACGTAGAAACATTGCATCTATCTAACACCCGGGAGATATATAGTTGGATCCTGCAAATAAAAGTCTATAGATACTGCTTCCttgctataaaaaaaagctTCTCGCTCATTTAGTTTTCATTTCCTGAGAaccatttcattttaaaacggatatcttttatattcgacgtatatttaatcattgaataatttctcatCTCAATTCATATGTTCGCTGCAATTTGAACATTCAATGATCTAACcaatcgaagaaatttatcaggtattaatatattttttttttctatataacatAACGTCGTTTAACAAccaaattaaaacattaatcatttctcatatttttcttagataCTCCGTCTTGCTACGAGGCCCGAATAGCACCGTGATACATCTTGAACATCTTCCATCTTCCGCGCAACAATTTCCGCCTTATTTATTAccagtaatttttaatatcgcgtTATTGCTGTGCACTACCTATGAATGTAGGAGAGTTTCGCTACGAAATTTCTCACGTGGAAACCGACTTAcccaatctctctctctctctctctctctctctctctctctctctctctctctctctgtctatcTATCTTTATGGTATCACTTATTCCtaggaatttcatttttttggcACTCTTCCCTGGTTGAACCAAATCCGTCTATTCATTGGATAGAAGGCTGTAACAAGTGACACGGGCTTCGGATAAAGTGGCAAAAAACGGAAATGGACGTtgtcgaattttcgaattgaaTGGTGGCCGATTACGATCGATCGGTATCGGTTTCATGTTGAATGGTGGGGAACCAGGTGGGTAGATTTTCGAGTCGCGAATCGAGTGGCCAGAAGGGTGAAATGAATGAAAGCGGTCACGAGGCTCTTCGGTCTCGGTATCGGGGCCAGTGTAGCGGCGGCGAAGGCATCGATTTTCGAGGCGTGCATACCAATATCGAGGGATATAGAAAGAAGAGAGTGGCGCGGCGGCCCCCGTGAGAGGCTATAATTAAGCAACAGGTTGTAGCTTCTTCGCGGAAATTTATGAGCGACGCCCGATGCGGGACGATCCACCGtttcgaattgaatttttgaaccTGCCCCTGTTCAAGTCACACGCTTTTTGCGAACCCGCCATTTCCCATCGATCGACCACCGCTCGGGGGAAACGGCAattgattgtaaaaaaaaaaaggccgCCGCGTGATCAATAACGCGGAAAGAGGCGCCGCTTGCCAACCGCCGGTAAAGGTGAACCATTCCTCCCGCCCTGCCCCTATTTCGGCCAAGATTAAAGGGTAACCGAGATGGCAAATGTTAATGGAACGGAATAGCAAGTTCGTTCGCCACTCTTCCccgaagaagaattttcaatgTGCAACCGGCCAGGATAAGAGAAGCTAACGAGCTTTTATAACGGGCATGCCAAGAATAATGGTTTTTGGAACGATTTTTGTCGGCGTACGAAAGATGaagatattaatcttttttttttctccctcttctttttttttacaatacaattttaattatacagatCTCtgctgtaaataaattatatttattaaaaaaaaaaaaaaagaaagactcAAGATTCGAAAAGGGAGGAAATAAATAACCTTCTGAGCGGCGTCACGGCCTCTCCCCTCCCAAGGGAAAGAATTTAGGTCCAATTACAGAAATCGGTGGGGCGATCATCGTATCGTGGATCCGAGGAAGGGCAAAATACACGGCCAATTTGCGTGGAAAGCCGCGGCAATACAGCCGAATTGGAGCGCGAGGAGGTGGAGTCGGAGTTGTTACGCGAAATCGTTCCTTCCTCGGCCGCGTTTCTAAGTACCCGGGCGCCAACCATCCAGGGATCCAGTAAAAGCTCGAAATCGTCGATCCACGATCTCCACAGCCTGCCTCCATTCTTGGCCGACGATCCACCCGGCCTCAATTTTGCATCGATGAAAACGACCGTGGCGCGGAAGGggaaaggagggagaggagggcaggaggagggggagcggAAGGCAAAATCAGGAGGATGTAGAcaaggaggaaggaggagtGGAGACGCGGTTGATCCACCGCGAAGAGGTCCTCTCAATCTGCAGTCGATTTTCCCGTGCACCGACCCAATTTCGAGGCTGGTGCGGGCAATTTAACCAAGGCCCCTGTTCGTGTGTTGTTcgtctctcccccctcccctccccctctttcccCAGATTACCGTAACGCCGATTTCCTCTCGTCGTATAACGGTTGAAACTGATTTTAAAATCGGTCGCTAGGGGCGCTGACTCTCCCACCACTTTCGCGTTCTACCGCCATCTTGttctattatgtatatatgaaacgtgtgtgcgtgtgtgttgTGTGCAAGAGTGGAAGCAGCAAAATTgagggagaaaaatttttataaagacgTTCTGGTGAAATTTAAAGTTCGaacgaacaatttttctagttctttttttctgttattgTTGGAAGATTGCAAATGAATCATCGAGGGAACTCGTTACTTCGTCCAACCTCCTATTTTTCGGTATTCAATCGACGGTGCTCGTTTAAGTTGTTTGCAATTTCACTGTGACACCACTCGTACGGGGCGGTACGAGGTGTATTTGTGAACCGGGGCCAAATTACCATATTCCAGTCCTCCAGGTACGTGTTCCTGGGCCGCGTTTGGCCCAGATTTCACTCGGCGACTTAATAAACAGAACCTTTCGCGGCACGTGTACCACGCAGTTTTTCGCTTAAATtccctttatttatttttctttccttttttttaggAGATTTATCCACTTTTAGGATCcatgtttttttctctctccctctctctccatccTTCTTTCTCCTCAATGATGGCCACGTGACaacgaaaggaaagaattatCACGAACACCGTTTATACGAATAAAGCAAACTATGGTGCCGACTATTTGCACTAGGAAATAGGAGACAGATTCCAGGCATGGGAGGCAAATATAAGCGGTTGAATAGAATTAGCATAATCCCAGCTATTATCTCCGCGAGTTTCAGGCCTCTTTGTCCAATGTGTTACGTGCCCTATATAGTTGAATAAGTGTTTCGCTTTTATGAAATCGTCGTACACAGGCACGTacgtatattttcaatattgtgcgaatttttaaaagttttatccagcgtttctataaaaaataatagtctcattatatcattatattatatcgtaagAAACGAAAAGTTTCCCATTCTCTCTTGATGTAACGCTCttactctttcttttttttttcagggtGAGGGGGCATGTTGATGTGCCGGCGGTTGCTGCTGATCGCAGCCGCGATCACGGCCTCGATCGAGGCTGGCTCCGCTAGTTACCATCCAGGAATCTCGTCAGACTATTCTGGATATCCCGGCTTCCCAGCATATCCAGGCCTGACGTCGCCCGAGTCCTCGTCGGGCGCAACTCCTACACCGACATCGAGTCTGGAAAATGTTTGCAGGTAgttttgctatatatatatttgatacatttAACACGATAAgttgaaaagtttttaattaatcttcccTTTTTAAAACGGACGAGCAATTAGAATATctgggggaggaaaaaagctCTGCGATTCTATAGTAATTTTGAAACAAGATTGGCTGGAATCAGACTTTTCTCTTCCaccgcaatatatatataaaagaagaatcttgtatttttcacgaggataaattgaaaaatcgtcCGCCAGCCTCGAATCTGTTTGCGCTCGAGATCGATATTTTCTTACCTCGCTCTCCTTTCACGGCTGTTGCAAAAATAGGATTAAACATTCAAAATCGCGACGTACATTGAATcgtatccatatatatatatatatatacatacatataaggaaaggataaatttgaatcatattgttttatttgcaTTCCATTTGCAGGCCATCCGAGTACCTATGCGGGACCGGAAACTGCGTCGCCCAGGACAAATACTGCGACGGCGAAGATGATTGCGGCGACAACACCGACGAGCCGAAATATTGCACCCGTGAGTTTATTTccctcgaaattttaattcaattaaaattcatatcgaTTACCGGTCAAATCCACCACTTATATCCAATTTCGAGGCGCCCAAGAGTTCACCCAAAATTCATTTCACGATAAATGTATAGCGCAATTTGAATTCTCGTTTCCAATCTTCCTCGccgcgaaaatttatttaacaaaggCACATCGATGTTCGATTCCATTCGAAGCTcggaaaaaaaactttaaactttaaactttcCTTCATGAAATAATCTCGAGCGTCTCGGATCAAGTTGAAAAGAAGGGgacaacacacacacacacacacacacacacacacacacacacacacacacacacacacacacacacacacacacacacacacacacacacacacacacacacacacacacacacacagagagagagagagagagagagagagagagagagagagagagagagagagagagagagagagagagagagagagagagagagagagagagagagagagagagagagagagagagagagagagagagagagagagagagagagagagagagagagagagagagagagagagagagagagagagagagatggatcattttattttcgtgcATTGCAGCGTGCAACAGAACGTTGTACGGAGACGTCGGTCGGACGTACAGGGTGGAAGTCCGCCGGCCGAGGGAGGATCGACTGCCATTCTTGTGCCATCTCAACTTCACTGCCGCCGGCTCCGATCTGGGAGACCTAGTTCAGGTGGGAAGGGAAGAGAGGGATACGTGAGCGCGCGAGTAGAAAAATAAAGCGCTGACTCGACGTCGCGCCAGTGGAAGGGGACTGTCACGAGGCAGACAGTAGTTGcggacaataattttttttctcccactCCTAGCGAGTGGTGTTTaaagggaaaagagaaaagaaaaaaaaaacagattgtctctcgaaaattattttcgtaagtTTTGTTTCGCTTTCGTTTAATcatcttcgtttcttcttcttcctcctcctcctcctctttccttcCTACGTCCTCACgcttcttttctcctctctcgatCCATTTCAGACTCGGCTCGATGATTTAATTCGACCGTTTACTACccgtcttttctttctttcaaatgCGCTTTGATCaaagaacgaagagagaaaCGATTGGACGCTTGTGACTTTCCTCCGTgtacaaaattaattcgacTTTGATTAGCATTGCAAAGGAGAGAATTGAAATCCGTGAAATTGCAGTTGACGTTCGACACCTTCACCGTGGGTAGATTTTTGTCCTTCACGTCCGAAGGATGCCCGGATGGCTACATGAGTATACGGGAGAGGGGTCGTCCAGCGACCGGAGGCCAATGGTGCGGAAGCGCGTGGGGTTACACCGTGTATTACAGCGAAACACCTTCCATCAACTTAACTTTGTATTTGCTCCGTCTGGCCGAGCAGGTACGAAGCCAATTCTCCCcgttcaataattaattacacagTTTatacagaaagaaagaactttTGTAAGTAAACTTTTTCCTGAGaagtttgtttttaataaatccataAACACTTGATACACCTTAATACagaagagagaaggaatttttgaaatacaaccgcgtttacatttttacattattatcatttctacTAAACGCCGTTTAATCGTTAACAGGGTAGCGGTTATAATTTCGACTTCAAGCTGTCGTACAAGTTTCTGAGACGGAGCGAGGCGCACCTGAGGTACGGGAACAGCAGCATGTCCACGTGGCGGGGAGAATTGGTGAACGGCACGTATTGCGATCGTGTTCTCACCAAGTGCGACACGCGAGCCTGCCGGCTCCAATCGCCGAATTACCCGGGTGTTTATCCGAGAAACGTCACTTGCTATTACCGCGTGGAGCAAAATCGTGCGCCGCCAGGTCATCGGGCGTTGCTCGCAGTGAGTCAGCGGAACAGCCACAAGATACACATCAAAGACCAGGTCGTCAAGTACGATGGCAGCCAAAGGATATTAAGGTAGCTTTATCGCGACGTCTTTCTAAGACgtgaaggagagagagagaggaaaaaatgctacgaaagttataattaatcgaCTTTTcgactcttctttttttgtcaccctatatatagtatattactgcgacaaagttttaaaaaagataacaatcaattttttaaaagaagatttaagatcgaattaattaattcggaTTGTTTTACATGCGCAGAGTTTGGGATCAATGCAACGTTGTGCAAGATTACTTGACGGTGTACGACGGCGGCTCAACCTCCGATAAGGTGCTGGTACGACTTTGTGGAGGTGACGCGGTGCCAGATATAGTGAGCAGTCACAACACTATGCTTCTCGAGTTTCACACGTCGCCTTACGACAATCCCTTTCATCCCGTTCCTTTGTCGTTTTTGCCCGGTTTCGAGCTCGAGGTTCAGGTAATATTgcgtattaataattatattaataataatagtgaaaatcttttcattctttcatttatttaaaaggtaTTGTTCGTGGACGAGAAATCTCGTAGCTTCGTCAAGGAGAACAACAATTGTGACTTTTATATATCCAGCGACGAAAGTTCTTCGGGCATCTTGGAAAATCCGAAACATTCCCTGCCACCGAACACAACTTGTCGATATCATTTCCAAGGGAAACCGAACGAGATCGTTTGGTTGTCTTTTGTCAAGTATTATGCTGCCAGTGCCGATGCCGCCGCGAGTATCGACGTTGCTTCCGACTGCAACGCGAAACTTTTCATTTGGGACGGCGATCGCACGctagataaattaattcctATACGTAAGGTACGGTACACCTTTGGAACGCCCAGCCCTTCTGTTCTGTAACCTAAAAAAAGAACTCTTCTGAAGATATAAAACAgggttattaaaaaaaaaataagagagacAAATAAATAAGCTGCAAGCGAGGCTTCTAAATAAGGTGcgttttaattttcagaatattacCCTGATGGGCCAGTTCTGTAAAGACGACACACCGCGTCTCTGCGATCACAGCTTGTTACGGAACGGAAGTCGTCACGCGAGGCCTTGCAGCCTCGCCGAGAGCTACGTTTCGAGCGGCAGAGACCTCACCCTGGAGCACATACTGCGCCAAGGAAGTGCACTTTATCCGATAAGCTTTGTACTGCGATACGAGTTCGTGCACGAGGCGGTTTCTTGTAACCACGTGTTCCACGGCTCCTCGTCAACCTCATCCACGTCTTCCACGTCCTCCTTATCCTCCTCTTCG
The sequence above is drawn from the Apis cerana isolate GH-2021 linkage group LG11, AcerK_1.0, whole genome shotgun sequence genome and encodes:
- the LOC107995886 gene encoding uncharacterized protein LOC107995886 isoform X1, whose product is MLMCRRLLLIAAAITASIEAGSASYHPGISSDYSGYPGFPAYPGLTSPESSSGATPTPTSSLENVCRPSEYLCGTGNCVAQDKYCDGEDDCGDNTDEPKYCTPCNRTLYGDVGRTYRVEVRRPREDRLPFLCHLNFTAAGSDLGDLVQLTFDTFTVGRFLSFTSEGCPDGYMSIRERGRPATGGQWCGSAWGYTVYYSETPSINLTLYLLRLAEQGSGYNFDFKLSYKFLRRSEAHLRYGNSSMSTWRGELVNGTYCDRVLTKCDTRACRLQSPNYPGVYPRNVTCYYRVEQNRAPPGHRALLAVSQRNSHKIHIKDQVVKYDGSQRILRVWDQCNVVQDYLTVYDGGSTSDKVLVRLCGGDAVPDIVSSHNTMLLEFHTSPYDNPFHPVPLSFLPGFELEVQVLFVDEKSRSFVKENNNCDFYISSDESSSGILENPKHSLPPNTTCRYHFQGKPNEIVWLSFVKYYAASADAAASIDVASDCNAKLFIWDGDRTLDKLIPIRKNITLMGQFCKDDTPRLCDHSLLRNGSRHARPCSLAESYVSSGRDLTLEHILRQGSALYPISFVLRYEFVHEAVSCNHVFHGSSSTSSTSSTSSLSSSSSSSTLLSPPAKAGKFASPKSVFFYGRGGAQNVSCVYRFEAEPDHRIELSISRASFGDKGCSSYVDPLVNRWTCDRRIGDSTKLGIAELIVAEYPWQGVELIRDCLCSNVSDRIVLRTLTSNVVEVRFMVSLMNVTQDYRDFYFEGEYRFVALGAETSEQGCSTKLEERRLRGTSGEISLRSPLPRVIPGVAAVEEILTNTEDLTATQCVNEPWLIEPEDARINYLYLRTAGYSITLDNVEECTTLNRIVVYSAANTKDRSVICPEVGVDTARTVDFFSGGWNYSAINATVAMTQHSRSFVVEFLQREPGFYAVTWMAISKRSPSSSIGPNVFTILPHEDCPYRCPEIQACISSVLWCDGIRHCPSGFDEEETNCSYRFGVTLLYVAVGAGALGIFLILLLATGCLKYCLYRHKARKKKKNVVLNVNHLHVNHTHHNNGLTGSRLSGRYNLATPQEMYLENYGKDSIC